One Pecten maximus chromosome 16, xPecMax1.1, whole genome shotgun sequence DNA window includes the following coding sequences:
- the LOC117314628 gene encoding orexin receptor type 1-like translates to MSEEEEIVSKEQLYTAIGMLAVFSVIGVIGNALVLYVFSNFKQKLTSTIFILTLAGTDFITCLITIPYTIVVEVLDYSLYYNIVCQIYQFLITTTIPFSAFVMVAIAVDRYLCICHPFRHAMTIRRAEYIVAVLCAFAVMLGILCCLNYGIVDFYQDIPVSNSTSQNGTTMYNTTMFSGRFATVNSGNATNFTYDQPVLTERVLARPGMCAPINVDNPFFQVYQKIYSSFFAICAVIVMVLYAIIYRSVLARRRQRLKIVSNKCCGFWTAIPNETESTEISTLTNVSEIGDVEKHDKSVQKNGTNSSAPQPGEKDVIIRPSNVSRAKLEKMKLANIKTAFMLSIVTLVFIVAFLPSWLVALRVFKMNVVVFYMYFSYNVANPVIYAFMNNTFKAQLKELFKCNSK, encoded by the coding sequence ATGTCTGAGGAAGAGGAGATTGTATCTAAGGAACAGCTGTATACAGCTATTGGAATGTTGGCAGTATTTTCTGTAATTGGCGTCATTGGAAACGCTCTTGTTCTGTACGTGTTTTCAAACTTTAAACAGAAACTGACATCAACCATCTTTATTCTCACCTTGGCTGGAACGGACTTCATCACATGTCTAATTACCATACCTTATACCATTGTGGTCGAGGTCCTTGACTATTCattgtattataacattgtgTGTCAAATTTATCAGTTCCTGATTACGACAACTATCCCGTTTTCAGCTTTCGTCATGGTAGCTATTGCCGTAGACCGGTATTTATGCATATGTCATCCATTTCGTCACGCGATGACGATTCGACGTGCTGAATATATTGTCGCTGTGCTGTGCGCATTTGCTGTTATGCTTGGAATACTATGTTGCCTGAACTATGGCATTGTGGATTTTTATCAAGATATCCCTGTCTCAAATTCTACGTCTCAGAACGGcacaacaatgtacaacactaCCATGTTTTCGGGCCGTTTCGCTACAGTGAATTCTGGGAATGCTACTAACTTCACATATGATCAACCGGTATTAACGGAACGTGTATTGGCACGTCCTGGAATGTGTGCGCCGATCAATGTCGATAACCCATTTTTCCAGGTCTATCAGAAGATCTATTCAAGTTTCTTCGCAATTTGTGCCGTAATCGTCATGGTCCTTTACGCTATAATTTACCGTTCGGTATTAGCAAGACGACGACAAAGGTTAAAGATCGTAAGCAACAAATGCTGCGGTTTCTGGACGGCTATTCCGAACGAAACCGAAAGCACGGAAATATCCACACTTACAAACGTTTCAGAAATTGGTGATGTggaaaaacatgacaaatcagTACAAAAGAATGGAACGAATTCTTCAGCGCCGCAACCAGGAGAAAAAGACGTTATAATTCGCCCAAGCAATGTATCCAGGGCTAAACTCGAAAAAATGAAATTAGCCAATATAAAAACTGCATTTATGCTTTCAATTGTAACACTTGTTTTTATTGTAGCTTTCCTGCCATCCTGGCTAGTGGCTTTGCGAGTTTTCAAAATGAATGTAGTCGTGTTCTACATGTACTTCTCATACAACGTGGCCAATCCCGTCATCTATGCTTTCATGAACAATACATTTAAAGCTCAGCTGAAAGAGTTGTTCAAGTGCAATTCTAAATAG